The following proteins come from a genomic window of Actinomarinicola tropica:
- a CDS encoding flagellar hook-basal body complex protein FliE — MAIIPPLGAVGASPAVAFEPAVRPLTSPGSADEKDGVDFGTAVVNALENLQASHATTDRLAEAAATGDLRAVEDYMVMATETQLATQLTVAVRNRAVESFNEIMRMQV; from the coding sequence ATGGCCATCATCCCGCCCCTCGGTGCCGTCGGGGCCTCCCCGGCGGTCGCCTTCGAACCAGCGGTCCGACCGCTCACCTCCCCGGGTTCGGCCGACGAGAAGGACGGCGTCGACTTCGGCACGGCCGTCGTCAACGCTCTCGAGAACCTCCAGGCCTCCCACGCCACCACCGATCGCCTCGCAGAGGCCGCGGCCACCGGCGACCTGCGGGCCGTCGAGGACTACATGGTCATGGCCACCGAGACCCAGCTCGCCACGCAGCTGACCGTCGCCGTCCGCAACCGTGCGGTCGAGTCGTTCAACGAGATCATGAGGATGCAGGTCTGA
- a CDS encoding FliI/YscN family ATPase — translation MTTATLARPFDGTDLGRRVDAALSVAATRRTGRVTRVVGLTFEVAGVEAAIGDVVRVETSGDAMLGEVVAIGPDSVVAMPLGDLHGVRAGAPVEAAGGSISVPVGEELLGRVLDGLGRPLDDGPPLSGLARAALAGEPPHPLRRPPVEQPVHLGVRALDTMVPVGRGQRIGIFAGSGVGKSSLMSMIVRGTDADISVVALIGERGREVREFIERDLGPEGLARSVVVVATSDAPALVRLRAAFAATRIAEWFRDRGAHVNLLMDSLTRFAMAQREIGLSAGEVPATRGYPPSVFTLLPRLLERAGASEDGSITGIYTVLVEADDLNDPIGDSARSILDGHIALSRKLATAGHFPTIDVLESISRVAPAVTTPEQQAVATTCRRLMAAYREAKDLIEIGAYQAGTNPQVDEAVARRDAIDSFLRQGMDERVAPGEAWMELAALLGIGAAS, via the coding sequence GTGACGACGGCGACCCTCGCCCGGCCCTTCGACGGCACCGACCTCGGTCGTCGCGTGGATGCCGCCCTCTCGGTGGCGGCGACGCGCCGCACCGGTCGGGTGACCCGCGTCGTCGGCCTCACGTTCGAGGTCGCCGGCGTCGAGGCGGCGATCGGCGACGTCGTGCGGGTCGAGACCTCGGGCGACGCCATGCTCGGCGAGGTCGTCGCCATCGGCCCCGACTCGGTCGTGGCCATGCCCCTCGGCGACCTCCACGGCGTCCGTGCCGGCGCCCCGGTCGAGGCCGCCGGCGGCTCGATCTCCGTGCCGGTCGGCGAGGAGCTGCTCGGCCGGGTGCTCGACGGCCTCGGCCGCCCCCTCGACGACGGACCCCCGCTCTCCGGTCTCGCCCGCGCCGCGCTCGCGGGCGAACCGCCCCACCCGCTCCGCCGTCCGCCGGTCGAGCAGCCCGTGCACCTCGGCGTCCGGGCCCTCGACACGATGGTGCCGGTCGGCCGCGGCCAGCGCATCGGCATCTTCGCCGGCTCCGGTGTCGGCAAGTCGAGCCTCATGTCGATGATCGTGCGCGGCACCGACGCCGACATCTCCGTCGTCGCCCTGATCGGCGAGCGCGGCCGGGAGGTGCGCGAGTTCATCGAGCGCGACCTCGGACCCGAGGGCCTCGCCCGCTCGGTCGTCGTCGTCGCCACCTCCGACGCCCCCGCCCTCGTCCGCCTGCGGGCGGCCTTCGCCGCCACGCGCATCGCCGAGTGGTTCCGCGACCGGGGTGCCCACGTCAACCTGCTCATGGACAGCCTCACCCGCTTCGCCATGGCGCAGCGGGAGATCGGCCTGTCCGCCGGCGAGGTCCCCGCCACCCGCGGCTACCCGCCGTCGGTCTTCACCCTGCTGCCCCGGCTGCTCGAACGGGCCGGCGCGTCGGAGGACGGCTCGATCACCGGCATTTACACCGTGCTCGTCGAGGCCGACGACCTGAACGACCCCATCGGTGACTCGGCCCGGTCGATCCTCGACGGCCACATCGCCCTGTCGCGGAAGCTGGCCACCGCCGGCCACTTCCCGACGATCGACGTGCTCGAGTCGATCTCCCGCGTCGCGCCGGCGGTCACGACCCCCGAGCAGCAGGCTGTCGCCACGACGTGCCGACGCCTGATGGCCGCCTACCGCGAGGCCAAGGACCTCATCGAGATCGGCGCCTACCAGGCCGGCACCAACCCCCAGGTCGACGAGGCCGTCGCCCGTCGCGACGCCATCGACTCCTTCCTCCGCCAGGGGATGGACGAGCGGGTCGCCCCCGGCGAGGCCTGGATGGAGCTCGCTGCCCTCCTCGGGATCGGAGCGGCGTCGTGA
- a CDS encoding motility protein A, whose product MEPASLIGLVLVLVGTFIGSTLKGVGIGAYFGVPAAFLIVVVASIGATMMSNAMADVKNMPKAFMKAFKPGDTGDPSASIDTIVEFAERARREGLLALEDSIDKVEDPFMRRGLQMAIDGGDPEMVRDVMETEVNAMRERHKVGSQFMTSVGIFSPTFGIIGAVVGLIATLSKLDDPAHLGAGIAAAFIATFWGVFMANGIFLPIGKKLQRLSAEELAHKQLIIEGVLSIQAGSNPRMLDDILTSYLAPKARLARMEERQSA is encoded by the coding sequence GTGGAACCGGCATCCCTCATCGGCCTCGTCCTCGTCCTCGTCGGGACCTTCATCGGGTCGACGCTGAAGGGCGTCGGCATCGGCGCCTACTTCGGCGTCCCCGCCGCGTTCCTCATCGTGGTCGTCGCCTCCATCGGCGCCACGATGATGTCGAACGCCATGGCCGACGTGAAGAACATGCCCAAGGCGTTCATGAAGGCGTTCAAGCCCGGCGACACGGGCGATCCCAGCGCCTCGATCGACACGATCGTCGAGTTCGCCGAGCGGGCCCGTCGCGAGGGCCTCCTCGCCCTCGAGGACTCGATCGACAAGGTCGAGGACCCCTTCATGCGGCGGGGCCTCCAGATGGCCATCGACGGCGGCGACCCGGAGATGGTCCGCGACGTCATGGAGACCGAGGTCAACGCCATGCGCGAGCGCCACAAGGTCGGCTCGCAGTTCATGACGAGCGTCGGCATCTTCTCCCCGACCTTCGGCATCATCGGCGCCGTCGTGGGCCTCATCGCCACGCTCAGCAAGCTCGACGACCCGGCCCACCTCGGCGCGGGCATCGCGGCCGCGTTCATCGCCACCTTCTGGGGCGTCTTCATGGCCAACGGCATCTTCCTGCCCATCGGCAAGAAGCTGCAGCGCCTGTCGGCCGAGGAGCTTGCCCACAAGCAGCTGATCATCGAGGGCGTCCTGTCGATCCAGGCCGGCTCGAACCCCCGCATGCTCGACGACATCCTCACGTCCTACCTGGCGCCGAAGGCGCGCCTGGCCCGCATGGAGGAGCGGCAGAGTGCGTAA
- the flgC gene encoding flagellar basal body rod protein FlgC, with translation MSALFGSIAIAGSGMGVYKTWIDATADNVANVNTVRSTDEAAFQQRFVVSAAAENGAGQIGNGARVAGVLFGDAEGRLVYDPAHPLADEQGMVRHPDMNLSDQMTNLIIAQRAYQANVTVFERARDAYLRGLEIGR, from the coding sequence ATGAGCGCTCTGTTCGGTTCGATCGCCATCGCCGGTTCCGGCATGGGCGTCTACAAGACCTGGATCGACGCCACGGCCGACAACGTCGCCAACGTCAACACGGTCCGGTCGACCGACGAGGCCGCCTTCCAGCAGCGCTTCGTCGTCTCGGCGGCAGCCGAGAACGGCGCCGGCCAGATCGGGAACGGCGCTCGCGTCGCCGGCGTCCTGTTCGGCGACGCCGAGGGCCGCCTCGTCTACGACCCCGCCCATCCGCTCGCTGACGAGCAGGGGATGGTCCGCCACCCCGACATGAACCTCAGCGACCAGATGACCAACCTCATCATCGCCCAGCGCGCCTACCAGGCGAACGTGACCGTGTTCGAGCGGGCACGCGACGCCTACCTGCGCGGCCTCGAGATCGGACGCTGA
- a CDS encoding flagellar hook-length control protein FliK, whose translation MSHVMTALPVAAPTPATPPAGRQAPEGDTPEGEAFAAVVAGLEAAHTGTADTAETAEEAEVESVDGEDAAATGEEAATLAAVVPVVTLPAGAPATALSVDGAEATVPATPAPEALVAEVVAPAAPDAAAAAAPSPTTGEQADAAPAAQGAAPTATETGAPSVPIEAAAAPSEPTTGAAPLAPPAGEATEPQVAIDTPTDAGAHAGTDADAEVATEVPSTARTESAPAPAPASSSSTTAATTSVGDGPAPAASTAPAAESAPVDTATPSGLLDAPDADPWEQVATVVRPLRSAPDGTHRLSLQLRPAELGTVHLEVGVTDGRLSIRAVAENVMSRDALVAALPELRAELTGSGIDLGSVDVGDQTGHGSTDADRADDHGGVPGRRGVVGGGSTAGPAAVASGPTSHPAGPGRLDLAL comes from the coding sequence ATGAGCCACGTCATGACGGCCCTGCCCGTGGCCGCGCCGACCCCGGCGACCCCACCGGCCGGCCGGCAGGCCCCGGAGGGCGACACCCCCGAGGGGGAGGCGTTCGCCGCCGTCGTCGCTGGCCTCGAGGCCGCCCACACCGGTACCGCCGACACCGCCGAGACGGCCGAAGAGGCCGAGGTCGAGTCGGTCGACGGCGAGGACGCCGCGGCCACCGGTGAGGAGGCGGCGACCCTCGCGGCCGTCGTGCCGGTCGTGACCCTGCCCGCGGGGGCGCCGGCCACGGCGCTCAGCGTCGACGGCGCCGAGGCGACGGTGCCGGCGACCCCCGCTCCCGAGGCGCTCGTCGCCGAGGTCGTCGCGCCCGCCGCCCCCGACGCCGCCGCCGCGGCGGCCCCGTCGCCGACGACGGGGGAGCAGGCCGACGCCGCGCCCGCCGCTCAGGGGGCGGCCCCGACGGCGACCGAGACCGGCGCACCCTCCGTCCCGATCGAGGCCGCCGCCGCGCCCTCCGAGCCGACCACCGGCGCCGCGCCCCTCGCCCCGCCGGCGGGCGAGGCGACCGAGCCGCAGGTCGCGATCGACACCCCCACCGACGCAGGGGCGCATGCGGGCACCGACGCCGACGCCGAGGTCGCGACCGAGGTTCCATCCACCGCTCGCACCGAGTCGGCACCCGCTCCTGCCCCCGCGTCGAGCTCGTCCACCACGGCGGCCACCACCTCGGTCGGTGACGGGCCGGCGCCCGCCGCGTCCACCGCCCCCGCCGCCGAGTCCGCGCCGGTCGACACCGCGACGCCCTCCGGGCTGCTCGACGCCCCCGACGCCGACCCGTGGGAGCAGGTCGCCACGGTCGTGCGGCCGCTGCGGTCAGCCCCCGACGGCACCCACCGGCTCTCGCTCCAGCTCCGCCCCGCCGAGCTCGGCACCGTGCACCTCGAGGTCGGGGTCACCGACGGCCGCCTCAGCATCCGCGCCGTCGCCGAAAACGTCATGAGCCGCGACGCCCTCGTCGCCGCCCTTCCCGAGCTGCGGGCCGAGCTGACCGGCTCGGGCATCGACCTCGGCAGCGTCGACGTCGGCGACCAGACCGGCCACGGCTCGACCGACGCCGACCGCGCCGACGACCACGGCGGCGTCCCCGGGCGCCGCGGCGTCGTCGGTGGCGGCTCGACCGCCGGCCCCGCCGCCGTGGCCTCCGGCCCCACCTCCCACCCCGCCGGCCCCGGCCGGCTCGATCTCGCCCTCTGA
- a CDS encoding lytic transglycosylase domain-containing protein, with product MTFPAPAIGTVDVAARIDRIRARFEPAAPATATPTSTAPRGSDDFAALLRSAGVDLTGPLLPEGRTHLASALAGRGAGLGDAVVRQGMTYLGVPYLWGGTDPNVGLDCSGFVQRVHRDLGIELPRVSRDQARGGQPVASLAEARPGDVLAFGEPVNHVAIYTGDRMMVHAPRRGDVVTHEPIDRPITAIRRYTPAAPVAAPAIGGAGWAPTGGGEAAFGDLFAAAGARHGIDPRILSAVARVESGYDPTAVSPAGARGLMQFMPATAAGMGIDPMDPAQAIDGAARYLTSQLRDFGSLELALAAYNAGPGAVRRHGGIPPYAETQNYVTKVMSILNGAR from the coding sequence GTGACCTTCCCCGCTCCTGCGATCGGCACCGTCGACGTCGCGGCCCGCATCGACCGGATCCGAGCCCGGTTCGAGCCCGCCGCCCCTGCGACGGCCACGCCCACGTCGACCGCCCCCAGGGGGTCCGACGACTTCGCCGCCCTCCTCCGGTCCGCCGGGGTCGACCTCACCGGCCCGCTCCTGCCCGAGGGCCGCACCCACCTGGCGTCCGCGCTCGCCGGGCGTGGCGCCGGTCTCGGCGACGCCGTCGTCCGCCAGGGCATGACCTACCTCGGTGTGCCCTACCTCTGGGGCGGCACCGACCCGAACGTGGGCCTCGACTGCTCGGGCTTCGTGCAGCGCGTGCACCGCGACCTCGGGATCGAGCTGCCGCGCGTGAGCCGCGACCAGGCCCGCGGCGGCCAGCCCGTCGCCTCGCTCGCCGAGGCCCGCCCCGGCGACGTGCTCGCCTTCGGCGAGCCGGTGAACCACGTGGCCATCTACACCGGCGACAGGATGATGGTCCACGCGCCGCGCCGTGGCGACGTCGTCACCCACGAGCCGATCGATCGTCCGATCACCGCCATCCGGCGCTACACGCCGGCTGCCCCCGTGGCCGCTCCGGCGATCGGTGGTGCCGGGTGGGCCCCCACCGGCGGGGGAGAGGCGGCGTTCGGCGACCTCTTCGCCGCGGCCGGCGCCCGCCACGGCATCGACCCTCGCATCCTCTCCGCGGTGGCTCGCGTCGAGTCCGGCTACGACCCGACCGCCGTCAGCCCGGCCGGAGCCCGGGGCCTCATGCAGTTCATGCCCGCGACCGCCGCCGGCATGGGCATCGACCCCATGGACCCCGCCCAGGCGATCGACGGGGCGGCCCGCTACCTGACCAGCCAGCTGCGGGACTTCGGCAGCCTCGAGCTCGCCCTCGCCGCCTACAACGCCGGCCCTGGTGCGGTCCGCCGCCACGGCGGCATCCCGCCCTACGCCGAGACCCAGAACTACGTCACCAAGGTGATGTCGATCCTGAACGGAGCCCGCTGA
- a CDS encoding flagellar hook assembly protein FlgD: MTYIPPVTAPSATPETWGAESREVKSSTEMDKDTFLKLLVAQLKYQDPLSPADPQQFLAQTAQFTTVEKLEEIAAASADQTWAIALNTASTLVGKEVTFLREDGTTGTGVATSALTEPDGIILNIGDEQVPLGAITQIAPVQP; the protein is encoded by the coding sequence ATGACCTACATCCCTCCCGTCACCGCCCCGAGCGCCACTCCCGAGACCTGGGGCGCGGAGAGCCGTGAGGTGAAGAGCTCGACCGAGATGGACAAGGACACGTTCCTGAAGCTCCTCGTGGCCCAGCTCAAGTACCAGGATCCGCTGTCGCCGGCGGATCCCCAGCAGTTCCTCGCCCAGACCGCTCAGTTCACGACGGTCGAGAAGCTCGAGGAGATCGCCGCCGCCAGCGCCGACCAGACCTGGGCGATCGCGCTGAACACGGCGAGCACCCTCGTCGGCAAGGAGGTGACGTTCCTCCGCGAGGACGGCACCACCGGCACCGGGGTCGCCACCTCGGCGCTCACCGAGCCCGACGGGATCATCCTCAACATCGGTGACGAGCAGGTCCCGCTCGGCGCCATCACCCAGATCGCACCCGTCCAGCCCTGA
- a CDS encoding flagellar FlbD family protein, translated as MILLRRLNGSEFGVNADLIERLEVTPDTVVTLVDGTKYVVAEPVDEVIEKIIDFRARILATAEVYERSGATPASPLRLVPETIEEI; from the coding sequence ATGATCCTCTTGCGACGCCTCAACGGGAGCGAGTTCGGCGTGAACGCCGACCTCATCGAACGTCTCGAGGTCACCCCCGACACCGTCGTCACCCTCGTGGACGGCACCAAGTACGTCGTCGCCGAGCCGGTCGACGAGGTCATCGAGAAGATCATCGACTTCCGCGCCCGCATCCTGGCCACCGCCGAGGTGTACGAGCGGTCCGGTGCCACCCCGGCGTCGCCGCTGCGCCTGGTGCCCGAGACGATCGAGGAGATCTGA
- the fliG gene encoding flagellar motor switch protein FliG produces METHNIEKLTGAQKSAILIMTMGKERSAKVLKSMREAEVTEIMAEVARMANVDDRVVEQVLGEFAVTASARRHVAIGGVDVARELLEATVGERRADEIFEQLNMSMMSAPFEFLRKADPRLVLGFIRDEHPQTIALVLAYMTADSASMVLSGLPEELQREVAVRVATMDRTTPDIVATVESALERRLSSVIQQGDLSSVGGVQTLVDLLNRSDRATERLIFEGLENHDEVLADEVRSMMFVFEDILTLDDRSVQQVLRQVDSKDLALALKGVREEVKRKILDNISSRAAENLQEEIDMLGAVRLTAVEEAQGAVVRVIRALEEAGQIVLTRSGDEYVE; encoded by the coding sequence ATGGAGACGCACAACATCGAGAAGCTCACAGGGGCGCAGAAGTCGGCGATCCTCATCATGACGATGGGCAAGGAGCGCTCGGCGAAGGTCCTCAAGTCGATGCGCGAGGCCGAGGTCACCGAGATCATGGCCGAGGTCGCGCGGATGGCGAACGTCGACGACCGCGTCGTCGAGCAGGTGCTCGGCGAGTTCGCCGTCACGGCGTCCGCCCGCCGCCACGTCGCGATCGGCGGCGTCGACGTCGCTCGGGAGCTCCTCGAGGCGACGGTCGGCGAGCGCCGAGCCGACGAGATCTTCGAGCAGCTCAACATGTCGATGATGAGCGCGCCGTTCGAGTTCCTCCGGAAGGCGGATCCGCGGCTCGTGCTCGGCTTCATCCGCGACGAGCACCCCCAGACGATCGCCCTGGTGCTCGCCTACATGACCGCCGACTCCGCCTCCATGGTGCTGAGCGGGCTCCCCGAGGAGCTCCAGCGCGAGGTCGCCGTGCGGGTGGCGACGATGGACCGCACCACTCCCGACATCGTCGCCACCGTCGAGTCCGCGCTCGAGCGTCGGCTCTCGTCGGTGATCCAGCAGGGCGACCTGTCGTCGGTCGGCGGGGTGCAGACCCTGGTGGACCTGCTGAACCGGTCGGACCGCGCGACCGAGCGCCTCATCTTCGAGGGCCTCGAGAACCACGACGAGGTCCTGGCCGACGAGGTCCGCAGCATGATGTTCGTGTTCGAGGACATCCTCACCCTCGACGACCGCTCGGTGCAGCAGGTGCTGCGCCAGGTCGACTCGAAGGACCTCGCCCTCGCGCTGAAGGGCGTGCGCGAGGAGGTCAAGCGCAAGATCCTCGACAACATCTCCTCGCGCGCCGCCGAGAACCTCCAGGAGGAGATCGACATGCTCGGCGCCGTGCGCCTCACGGCGGTCGAGGAGGCGCAGGGCGCGGTGGTCCGCGTCATCCGCGCTCTCGAGGAGGCGGGCCAGATCGTGCTGACGAGGTCGGGCGATGAGTACGTCGAGTAG
- the flgF gene encoding flagellar basal-body rod protein FlgF — translation MIRSMFSAISGLRNHQTMMDVVGNNISNVNTTGFKSSTTVFQDVLSQVLRGGGAANQELGGTNPAQVGLGSRVAAITTNFGQGALQRTGRATDLAVQGDGFFVVNQAGQELYTRAGSFSIDALGRLVTQEGAFVMGWQSDAAGNVNSNGAIGQIQVPVGDLVAPVASTEIALGGNLPSNAAVGASIVNSVEVFDTQGNPISIRHTFTKTAADTWTVASEYTLADGTTGAAGADSTIVFDGAGEIDAGASTINPLNTIPAPAGTIDLFLGDPGGANRLTQYGELSTVAVLSQDGSAAGSLQSFSVSQEGLVVGSYSNGRTRAIGQIALASFANPEGLEKVGGSNYRSTMNSGLAQLGTAGAGGRGLLSSGTLEMSNVDLAQEFTNLIVAQRGFQANSRVVTTSDELLQEVVNLKR, via the coding sequence ATGATCCGCTCGATGTTCTCGGCCATCTCCGGCCTCCGGAACCACCAGACGATGATGGACGTCGTCGGCAACAACATCTCCAACGTCAACACCACCGGCTTCAAGTCGAGCACCACGGTGTTCCAGGACGTCCTCAGCCAGGTCCTGCGGGGCGGCGGCGCGGCCAACCAGGAGCTCGGCGGCACCAACCCCGCCCAGGTCGGCCTCGGCTCCCGCGTCGCCGCCATCACCACCAACTTCGGCCAGGGCGCGCTGCAGCGCACCGGTCGCGCCACCGACCTCGCCGTGCAGGGCGACGGGTTCTTCGTCGTCAACCAGGCGGGCCAGGAGCTCTATACGCGGGCCGGCTCGTTCTCGATCGACGCCCTCGGCCGCCTCGTCACCCAGGAGGGTGCGTTCGTCATGGGCTGGCAGAGCGACGCCGCCGGCAACGTCAACTCGAACGGCGCCATCGGGCAGATCCAGGTGCCGGTCGGCGACCTCGTCGCCCCGGTCGCCTCGACCGAGATCGCCCTCGGCGGCAACCTGCCGTCGAACGCCGCGGTCGGCGCGAGCATCGTGAACTCGGTCGAGGTGTTCGACACCCAGGGCAACCCGATCTCGATCCGCCACACCTTCACCAAGACCGCCGCCGACACCTGGACCGTCGCCAGCGAGTACACCCTCGCCGACGGCACGACGGGTGCGGCCGGTGCCGACTCGACGATCGTGTTCGACGGCGCGGGCGAGATCGATGCCGGTGCGTCGACGATCAACCCCCTCAACACGATCCCCGCTCCCGCGGGCACGATCGACCTGTTCCTCGGCGACCCGGGCGGCGCCAACCGCCTCACCCAGTACGGCGAGCTCTCCACCGTCGCCGTGCTCAGCCAGGACGGCTCGGCCGCCGGTTCGCTCCAGTCGTTCAGCGTGTCCCAGGAGGGCCTCGTCGTGGGGTCCTACTCCAACGGCCGCACCCGGGCCATCGGCCAGATCGCCCTCGCCAGCTTCGCCAACCCTGAGGGCCTGGAGAAGGTCGGCGGCTCGAACTACCGGTCCACCATGAACTCCGGCCTGGCCCAGCTCGGCACCGCCGGCGCCGGCGGCCGGGGGCTCCTGTCGTCGGGCACGCTCGAGATGTCGAACGTCGACCTGGCCCAGGAGTTCACCAACCTGATCGTCGCCCAGCGCGGCTTCCAGGCCAACTCCCGGGTGGTCACCACCTCCGACGAGCTGCTCCAGGAGGTCGTGAACCTCAAGCGCTGA
- a CDS encoding FliH/SctL family protein — MSTSSSATVFPFADVTDLPTVTITRPSGTGDPHTDALRTAAWDEGYAAGRVEGRAAGHAEGLAAGRAEGLARGHAEGLAAGRDEARIEAVRDLAGALRALDAASAAADARDAVVLADIEAEVVDLALALAEAIIEREVRSVDDAARDAVRRALRLAPERGGLLVRLHPDDITHLGDLAELSPGRALEVVADPSVARGGCLIENDATQVDARIETALSRARAVLLGTSESAETVIA, encoded by the coding sequence ATGAGTACGTCGAGTAGCGCCACGGTGTTCCCGTTCGCCGACGTCACCGACCTTCCGACGGTCACGATCACGCGTCCGTCCGGCACGGGCGACCCCCACACCGACGCGCTGCGCACCGCGGCGTGGGACGAGGGGTACGCCGCGGGTCGCGTCGAGGGTCGGGCAGCGGGCCACGCCGAGGGCCTGGCCGCCGGCCGTGCCGAGGGTCTGGCCCGCGGGCACGCCGAGGGCCTGGCCGCCGGCCGTGACGAGGCCCGGATCGAGGCCGTGCGCGACCTCGCCGGCGCCCTGCGGGCGCTCGACGCGGCGTCCGCCGCCGCCGACGCCCGCGACGCCGTGGTGCTCGCGGACATCGAGGCCGAGGTCGTCGACCTGGCCCTCGCCCTCGCCGAGGCGATCATCGAGCGGGAGGTCCGATCCGTCGACGACGCGGCCCGCGACGCGGTGCGCCGCGCGCTCCGACTCGCCCCCGAGCGGGGCGGGCTCCTGGTGCGACTGCACCCCGACGACATCACCCACCTGGGCGACCTGGCCGAGCTCAGCCCCGGTCGCGCCCTCGAGGTCGTCGCCGACCCGTCGGTCGCCCGTGGCGGCTGCCTGATCGAGAACGACGCCACCCAGGTCGACGCCCGCATCGAGACGGCCCTGTCCCGGGCCCGTGCCGTGCTGCTCGGCACCTCCGAGTCGGCCGAGACGGTGATCGCGTGA
- the fliF gene encoding flagellar basal-body MS-ring/collar protein FliF — protein MAGFDLAALKERASTVNAGFTKGQKALMIGGTLAVVVGLVVFTKLAGGTDYATLYANLEPGDAAAVTERLDADGVSYELADGGGTIRVPRDVLYETRMQLSADGVASGGQEGWSILDGQGITASEFSQRVGYQRALEGELARTIRSIEGVESATVHLALPRDTAFALDDTEASASVLISTRGGTTLDSMQVQAIVNLVASSVDKLEPSDVTVADSSGMVLAAPGQRSVDYAGNDLNMRQAAAFEERVAADIRSMLTSVLGPNNAVVSVSAELDFDEATITRETYTQPLTDPAGNPLPLTESNRTETYTGEGTGAAGVLGAEDGGGEAGGAATEYNLDESDRTNAVDREVESINRAPGTIERLGIAVIVDEASTTPAMMAEIEQLVTAGADIRADRGDTLAVSRLPFDTSIQDTMADEAEAAEADAAAQARNDLYQTIGLGLLVGLVLLVSWLKMRKAAKRRRQAQAIEARAIEAALVPAGLTVGEATSALTQPAPADIDLAPVDALDLDAFDEAPAFPLGGDDPASRVASDVADMIDNQPDEVAQLLRGWLGDRRAGGR, from the coding sequence ATGGCCGGGTTCGACCTCGCCGCTCTGAAGGAGCGCGCCTCCACCGTCAACGCCGGGTTCACCAAGGGCCAGAAGGCCCTGATGATCGGCGGCACCCTGGCGGTCGTCGTCGGCCTCGTCGTGTTCACGAAGCTCGCCGGCGGCACCGACTACGCCACGCTCTACGCCAACCTGGAGCCGGGCGACGCCGCGGCGGTCACCGAGCGCCTCGACGCCGACGGCGTCTCCTACGAGCTCGCCGACGGCGGCGGCACGATCCGCGTCCCCCGCGACGTCCTGTACGAGACCCGCATGCAGCTGTCCGCCGACGGCGTGGCCAGCGGTGGGCAGGAGGGGTGGTCGATCCTCGACGGGCAGGGCATCACGGCCTCCGAGTTCAGCCAGCGGGTCGGGTACCAGCGGGCCCTCGAGGGCGAGCTGGCCCGCACGATCCGCTCGATCGAGGGCGTGGAGTCCGCCACCGTGCACCTCGCCCTCCCGCGCGACACGGCGTTCGCCCTCGACGACACCGAGGCCAGCGCCTCGGTCCTCATCAGCACCCGGGGCGGCACCACCCTCGACTCGATGCAGGTCCAGGCGATCGTCAACCTCGTCGCCTCCAGCGTCGACAAGCTCGAGCCGTCGGACGTGACGGTCGCCGACTCCTCCGGCATGGTGCTCGCCGCACCGGGCCAGCGGTCGGTGGACTACGCCGGGAACGACCTCAACATGCGCCAGGCCGCGGCGTTCGAGGAGCGCGTCGCTGCCGACATCCGCTCGATGCTCACCTCCGTCCTCGGTCCGAACAACGCCGTCGTCTCGGTCAGCGCCGAGCTGGACTTCGACGAGGCGACGATCACCCGTGAGACCTACACCCAGCCGCTGACCGATCCGGCCGGCAACCCGCTGCCGCTCACCGAGAGCAACCGCACCGAGACCTACACGGGCGAGGGCACCGGGGCCGCCGGCGTCCTCGGCGCCGAGGACGGTGGGGGCGAGGCCGGCGGGGCCGCCACCGAGTACAACCTCGACGAGTCCGACCGCACCAACGCCGTCGACCGCGAGGTCGAGTCGATCAACCGGGCCCCGGGGACGATCGAGCGCCTCGGCATCGCCGTGATCGTGGACGAGGCGTCGACGACGCCGGCGATGATGGCCGAGATCGAGCAGCTGGTCACTGCCGGTGCCGACATCCGGGCCGATCGGGGCGACACGCTCGCCGTCAGCCGGCTGCCGTTCGACACCAGCATCCAGGACACGATGGCCGACGAGGCGGAGGCCGCCGAGGCCGACGCCGCGGCCCAGGCCCGCAACGATCTCTACCAGACGATCGGCCTCGGCCTCCTCGTCGGGCTCGTCCTCCTCGTCTCGTGGCTGAAGATGCGCAAGGCCGCCAAGCGCCGGCGCCAGGCCCAGGCGATCGAGGCCCGGGCCATCGAGGCCGCCCTCGTCCCCGCCGGGCTCACCGTCGGCGAGGCCACCTCGGCCCTCACCCAGCCGGCGCCCGCCGACATCGACCTCGCACCGGTCGACGCCCTCGACCTCGACGCCTTCGACGAGGCCCCGGCCTTCCCGCTCGGGGGCGACGACCCCGCCTCGCGGGTGGCCTCGGACGTCGCCGACATGATCGACAACCAGCCCGACGAGGTCGCGCAGCTCCTGCGTGGCTGGTTGGGTGACCGACGGGCGGGTGGCCGGTGA